In one window of Poriferisphaera corsica DNA:
- a CDS encoding LysM peptidoglycan-binding domain-containing protein: MKFHWALITTAIAATTIGCNTNPPQVAQAPPPPPTIQPETEIIVPVQVEEPAASANSKLEVEFTQTAPTPAQSFVEPAPQPEPARRPSTYVIKKGDTLWSIANKHYGNGLKWVDIMDANPGLKEKRMYVGKEIRLP; encoded by the coding sequence ATGAAATTCCATTGGGCCCTGATCACCACCGCAATCGCTGCCACAACCATTGGCTGCAACACCAACCCACCGCAAGTCGCGCAAGCCCCGCCACCGCCTCCGACTATTCAGCCTGAAACCGAAATCATTGTCCCTGTTCAGGTTGAAGAACCTGCCGCTTCAGCCAACTCCAAACTCGAAGTCGAGTTCACACAAACCGCACCGACTCCTGCTCAGAGTTTTGTTGAGCCCGCTCCACAACCCGAGCCAGCACGCCGACCTTCTACCTACGTCATCAAGAAAGGCGATACACTTTGGTCCATCGCCAATAAGCACTACGGTAACGGCCTCAAATGGGTCGACATCATGGATGCAAACCCCGGTCTCAAAGAAAAACGCATGTACGTTGGCAAAGAAATCAGACTGCCTTAG
- a CDS encoding DeoR/GlpR family DNA-binding transcription regulator, giving the protein MLIVERQQKLLDLLRRNKTMQLDDLAAQLDVSSSTVRRDLESLEKEGHLQRTRAGAIYTGIDAQNDTQPTYALASRMTESVTAKKAIARTAAQLISPGMTVLLDGGSTVIYTAQEIAVRPLQIVTNSLSIANQFKDDDQIELVSIGGVLYPRTEVTLGPIATNALKQLHADILFFSLAGLYDNALFNINMSMAEVEQQMMQQATQKIGLMDSSKFGRKSLAKVCDIDQLDLIITDPGISNDWKNKLGKKLLIAK; this is encoded by the coding sequence ATGCTTATTGTCGAACGCCAGCAAAAACTTCTCGATCTCTTGCGACGCAACAAGACGATGCAGCTTGACGATCTCGCCGCGCAACTCGATGTTTCTTCATCCACCGTGCGTCGTGATCTCGAATCCCTTGAAAAGGAGGGGCATCTTCAGCGAACACGAGCTGGTGCTATCTACACAGGTATTGATGCCCAAAACGACACTCAGCCCACCTACGCACTCGCCTCACGCATGACGGAATCTGTCACTGCGAAAAAAGCCATCGCGCGAACCGCCGCTCAGCTCATTTCGCCTGGCATGACCGTTCTCCTCGACGGCGGCTCTACCGTCATCTACACCGCTCAGGAAATCGCAGTCCGACCGCTCCAGATCGTTACTAATAGTCTATCGATCGCGAACCAATTCAAAGACGATGATCAGATCGAGCTCGTCTCAATCGGTGGTGTCCTTTACCCACGGACCGAAGTCACGCTTGGCCCGATCGCAACTAACGCCCTCAAACAACTTCACGCCGATATCCTTTTCTTCTCTCTTGCTGGTCTCTACGACAACGCACTGTTTAATATCAACATGAGTATGGCCGAAGTCGAGCAGCAAATGATGCAGCAAGCCACACAAAAAATCGGCCTCATGGATTCTTCAAAGTTTGGACGCAAATCACTCGCCAAAGTCTGCGATATCGATCAACTCGACCTCATCATCACCGATCCCGGCATCTCTAACGATTGGAAAAACAAGCTTGGCAAGAAATTGCTAATCGCTAAATAA
- a CDS encoding choice-of-anchor K domain-containing protein, whose protein sequence is MNNLTIGVFMNPYCYRMIWLPMVAAVTLCFLSAANVSALSVSGGSFTSSIDPSRDAGPNSGLTYERENYRNLWLGETISGDRADADILTSENTFNFFTDVQENEAFQIGNFTYTNGLGVIDGTTPSIFRNVVQIQPEGEQISRFTSFFTIENGENGSADTFIIPDSPVNENTILEIDGDEYVLQYLGFGTSSDDIDQIFTTGLAGTTINFNAYGQLINYDEYLASQTVPTPSAAAAGFLLLSALLLRRKKHSDATV, encoded by the coding sequence TTGAATAATTTAACAATCGGAGTTTTTATGAATCCGTACTGCTATCGAATGATTTGGTTGCCAATGGTTGCCGCTGTCACTTTATGTTTCCTATCAGCTGCGAATGTATCAGCCTTGTCGGTCTCCGGCGGCTCCTTCACCAGTTCCATTGATCCCAGCCGTGACGCAGGCCCAAACAGCGGCTTAACCTATGAGCGGGAAAATTATCGCAACCTCTGGCTTGGCGAAACCATTTCCGGCGACCGCGCAGATGCCGATATTTTAACCAGTGAAAATACATTTAATTTCTTCACGGATGTGCAAGAAAATGAAGCATTCCAAATCGGTAATTTCACATACACCAATGGACTTGGTGTGATTGATGGAACGACACCTTCGATCTTCAGAAACGTTGTTCAAATTCAACCAGAGGGAGAGCAAATCAGTCGATTCACTTCATTCTTCACCATAGAAAATGGTGAAAACGGTTCAGCCGATACATTCATCATCCCAGATAGCCCCGTCAATGAAAACACAATTCTAGAAATTGATGGCGATGAATATGTCCTGCAATACCTCGGCTTTGGAACATCATCAGACGATATTGATCAAATATTTACGACCGGTCTTGCAGGAACAACAATCAACTTCAATGCATACGGCCAACTCATCAATTATGACGAATATCTTGCCTCGCAAACGGTACCAACGCCAAGCGCCGCTGCGGCCGGCTTCTTACTACTATCCGCACTTCTACTAAGAAGAAAAAAGCATAGCGACGCCACCGTTTGA
- a CDS encoding exo-beta-N-acetylmuramidase NamZ family protein, with protein MSEQPIMRTGTSSESLAGKIRFGVDVVLTDCPEELKTKRVGLLTNDAATTAVLPCPYTVARKALADSEMNVTALFSPEHGIGASAADGANIGDVKDGLTGLPVYSLYGKNFAPTDEMMEAVDVFVVDVPDIGSRFYTYIWTMSYILEKCAKMGKPIYILDRPNPVSGLLELAEGPLLDESTFNSLVGRWDIPVRHCLTMGELAQLWNSEKEIGADLHVIGMQGWERGMFWEDTGLSFVPTSPAMNSGEEALIYTGTTLFEGLNISESRGTSFPFRAVGAPWIDGIRLSDAFNALCLDGVVARPITYVPSDSWYKGESCEGVMMHVTDRMSFRPVGSMIHLVNLIWMNHRDDVKWAEYPTANNYTGADHFDRLIGDTRVRETIEAGVSSETLCGHIMEWTSVGNWSERVKEHLLY; from the coding sequence ATGAGTGAGCAACCAATTATGCGTACCGGTACGAGTTCAGAATCGCTAGCTGGCAAGATCCGATTTGGGGTTGATGTTGTTCTGACGGACTGCCCGGAGGAATTGAAAACAAAGCGTGTGGGCTTGTTGACGAATGATGCAGCGACAACGGCGGTGTTACCGTGCCCGTATACGGTTGCGCGTAAGGCGCTTGCGGATTCGGAGATGAATGTTACGGCGTTGTTTTCGCCGGAACATGGGATTGGAGCGTCGGCGGCGGACGGGGCAAACATCGGTGACGTGAAGGATGGCTTGACTGGATTGCCGGTGTACTCGTTGTACGGGAAAAATTTCGCGCCGACAGATGAGATGATGGAAGCGGTGGATGTATTTGTGGTGGACGTACCAGACATTGGTTCGAGGTTTTACACGTATATTTGGACGATGTCGTATATCCTTGAGAAGTGTGCCAAAATGGGCAAGCCTATCTATATATTAGACAGGCCGAATCCTGTGAGTGGTTTACTTGAACTCGCGGAAGGCCCGTTATTGGATGAGAGTACATTTAATAGTTTGGTAGGCCGATGGGATATCCCGGTACGGCATTGCTTGACGATGGGTGAGCTTGCTCAGTTATGGAACTCGGAAAAAGAGATCGGAGCTGACTTGCATGTGATTGGTATGCAGGGTTGGGAACGTGGGATGTTCTGGGAGGATACGGGCTTGTCGTTCGTACCAACAAGCCCTGCGATGAACAGCGGTGAGGAAGCGTTGATTTATACAGGTACCACGTTGTTTGAAGGTTTGAATATCTCGGAAAGCCGGGGTACGAGTTTTCCGTTCAGGGCTGTTGGCGCACCGTGGATTGATGGTATCCGATTATCTGACGCGTTTAATGCGCTGTGTTTGGATGGCGTTGTTGCGAGGCCGATTACATATGTGCCTAGTGATAGTTGGTACAAGGGTGAATCCTGCGAAGGGGTTATGATGCATGTGACTGATCGCATGTCATTTAGGCCGGTGGGTTCGATGATTCATCTTGTGAATCTGATATGGATGAATCATAGGGATGATGTGAAATGGGCCGAGTATCCGACAGCCAATAACTATACGGGTGCTGATCACTTTGATCGACTGATTGGTGATACTCGTGTACGTGAAACGATTGAAGCTGGCGTGAGCAGCGAGACGCTGTGTGGTCATATCATGGAATGGACGAGTGTTGGCAACTGGTCTGAGCGTGTGAAAGAACACTTGCTGTACTAG
- a CDS encoding lactate/malate dehydrogenase family protein — MKVSIIGGGGRVGSNAAFALQCAGIVREISLIDANPDLAAGEALDLLHGSSILGNQIITSGTPDTASDADVICITAGSRRKPDESRLDLINRNVSIFKSILDDLRANKLRHDAIIFVVSNPVDILTRLVLDYLDWPSNQVIGLGTVLDTARFRSMIAADQQLPPQQVKALILGEHGDSMVPIWSSATVAGCSLTSILSPNKQNELFTRTKGSGAEVIKRKGGAGYAVGASIAEVIHAIALNSHAILPVSSQINGPYTVRDTCFSIPTTIGRSGIIRTHEVELWPKETAALQASARALDETWSKIT; from the coding sequence CGCAGGAATAGTTCGTGAAATCTCACTCATCGACGCGAACCCAGATCTCGCTGCAGGTGAAGCCCTTGACCTTCTTCATGGTTCATCAATCCTCGGCAATCAGATCATCACATCTGGCACGCCCGATACCGCCTCAGATGCTGATGTCATATGTATCACCGCTGGCTCGCGCCGCAAGCCAGATGAATCTCGCCTTGACCTCATTAATCGAAATGTGTCAATTTTCAAGTCTATCCTTGATGACCTTCGCGCCAATAAGCTTCGTCATGACGCGATCATTTTCGTTGTCTCAAATCCTGTTGATATACTGACCCGCCTTGTGCTCGATTATCTTGATTGGCCATCTAATCAGGTCATAGGCCTCGGTACTGTTCTCGATACAGCACGTTTTCGTTCCATGATTGCCGCAGATCAGCAACTTCCGCCCCAACAGGTCAAAGCTCTCATACTCGGCGAGCATGGTGATTCAATGGTTCCAATCTGGTCGTCCGCCACCGTTGCTGGATGCTCACTGACCTCAATCCTCTCTCCCAACAAGCAAAACGAACTTTTTACTCGAACCAAAGGTTCTGGAGCAGAAGTCATTAAACGTAAGGGCGGAGCAGGCTATGCCGTTGGCGCATCCATTGCCGAGGTCATTCACGCGATTGCACTCAACTCTCACGCCATTCTCCCAGTTAGTTCACAGATCAATGGCCCATACACTGTTCGTGATACTTGCTTCTCTATTCCCACAACCATTGGTCGCTCAGGCATCATTCGTACTCACGAAGTCGAACTTTGGCCCAAGGAAACCGCCGCACTGCAAGCCTCCGCACGAGCACTCGATGAGACATGGTCAAAAATCACCTGA
- the aat gene encoding leucyl/phenylalanyl-tRNA--protein transferase, with protein MDEEVITSDLLLHAYCAGAFPMGDPETGEVHWYSPDPRAIQPIDEGFYIPRRLGRTVRSGKFEVSYDRAFRLVMEQCALPREGREETWITEPILEVYGDLFSRGFAHSVEVWLPVEDSDIVDACLKDVEGHRWLAGGLYGVAIGRAFFGESMFSNARDGSKVALVETVEHLRRRGFELFDVQFVNPHIEQFGVREIGRDDYMKQLQEAIVKPGYWRDVS; from the coding sequence ATGGATGAGGAAGTAATCACATCTGATTTGCTGTTACATGCGTATTGCGCGGGTGCGTTTCCGATGGGTGACCCGGAGACGGGCGAGGTGCATTGGTACTCACCAGATCCGAGGGCTATTCAGCCAATAGATGAGGGCTTTTATATTCCACGTAGGCTTGGCCGAACGGTACGGAGTGGAAAATTTGAAGTGAGTTACGATCGGGCATTTCGACTGGTAATGGAGCAATGCGCATTACCACGTGAAGGTCGAGAGGAGACTTGGATCACTGAGCCGATCTTGGAGGTGTATGGGGATCTATTTTCGAGGGGATTTGCACATAGTGTTGAGGTTTGGTTGCCGGTTGAAGATAGTGATATTGTTGATGCTTGTCTGAAGGATGTCGAGGGGCATCGCTGGCTTGCTGGTGGGTTATATGGGGTGGCCATCGGTCGCGCTTTTTTTGGTGAATCGATGTTTAGTAATGCGCGTGATGGTTCCAAGGTGGCGCTGGTAGAAACAGTCGAGCATTTAAGACGGCGAGGGTTTGAACTTTTTGATGTGCAGTTTGTCAATCCGCATATTGAGCAGTTTGGTGTGCGTGAGATTGGCCGGGACGATTACATGAAGCAGTTACAAGAGGCGATTGTGAAGCCGGGGTATTGGCGAGACGTATCATGA